The window AAAACTCAGCAATCCTTTGTCCAAAAGAACAAATTGTCCTGGTTAATACAACATCGTTGTTCCAAGCTTTCCTATATAATAAACGATCAACACCCGCACCTAGGGAATGAACCCATTTCACCTGATCATAATTAATATCTGATTTCAAGTTAAAACAAACCAATGCATCTGCCCATACTAAATCTTCCTCTGTCATCTTTTCTTCAGGTAGATAGCGGAAATTCTTATTTATATCCTCTTTTTCAATTAAAGTTTGGAGTTCATTAAAGATTGGACTGACCATTAATATATTGTTTATATTCATTTTTCCACCCTCTAAATATGATTAATATTCCCTTTCAAGCTGTTCATTTCCAAGTTTTTCGCTCAAAAAGGTGGATGTTAGTATAAGTACCCCGCCAACAATTTGAATACCATTCATATTCTCTCGTAAAAAAATGGCAGCGATAATGACTGCTGAAATGGGGTCAATATAACTTAAAACTGCAATCGTTTGACCTTTTAACTCCTTAATAGCCCCAAAATATAAGAAATACGCCATACCTGTATGAATGATACCGAGAATCAGGATTAGCATCATCGTTTTAGGATCGAGACCTGATAAGTCCATATGTCCCTTTATATACACATATGGAAACAGTACAAAAGAAGCCATCATTAACTGAATTAGAGTCGTTTCATATCCAGAAAGATTTCTAATGAATTTATTCATTAAAATGACACTTGCATATAGTCCTGCAGCTAATAAGCCATACAGGATACCAACTCTATGATTGTATGAACCATTCGAAACGCTCCCGCCATTGTTAACAACTAAAAATAAACCTATCATTGCTACAATAATACTTCCAACTTTCACCTGTGTCAGTTTTTCTTTAAGTACGAGCGGGGCAAAGACAACGACAAAGATTGGTGCAAAGTAATAGCTTACTGTTGCATTGGCAATCGTAGTGTATCCGTATGCCTCAAATAGAAAAATCCAATTAAATCCAATCGCTGCACCAGATAGGATTAATAGAACAATATTTTCTTTTACTGCCTTAAAAGAAATCTTCTTCTTAACAAAAAAACTTGCACAAAATAAGAATATACTTCCAATAACACCTCTTAAAAGGGCAATTTCACTTGAAGATAGATTAATATTCTTAACGAATACACCAATGCTTCCAAAAATTAGCATAGCTGTAATTAATTTAGCTTGTCCTCTCACCTCTGTTCCTCCTTGGAGATAATCATTGATGTTATTTTTAAATTATAATATTTTATCATACTCTTTCGCCGTAATTACATCATTATATAGCCCTTTTTATTAAGTTTTACTTCCGGAACTAAGCTTTTTTTACTAGTGATAATTTGGTAAAGATTGAAAAACCAAAGAGAGGAGAAATAACGGGATAAACACAAACTTTGTTATTATAGTTATCGGTGCAGATAAAAACCTAAGATATTGAAAATCCATTGCATGACACACCTCGTGACAGCCTACAGCTAAAGAGTAAATGGTTTTACAGCCATATACATTCTTTCCTAACTGAATGACTTGTGCTATTGGATCATATAAATCTTCACCAGTAATATCCAATCTTCTAATTTTAACCCCCTCAACATGCTTCATTTCTAAAAACTCTTAGTGCGATATCATCGCCAGAGATTGTGGAGGTTCCTGTATTTTTTATTACTTTAGCAATGGCTATTGCAGCTAACCTATTCAAAAGTAAGAAACTACAGTAAATATTAAAATAAAATATGGTGTCATTCTCCTTCCTTCCCTAAATTTCCAGTAATGGGCGTAGGTGACATTTTATAAATAATATTGTTAGGATCTTACAAAAGAAGTTAGGAATGACTGTTTACCTAATATTGAGTGGGAAAATTAATCCACCTCTTAGTGGATCAAAGAAGAAATTATTTAATCATCAGCTAGTGATGATTAAATAATTTCTTGAATGGTACAAATTTAGAACAATCATTTGACCCACCCACTTATCCAGTGATGAAGGGGTCAAGTCATATTCACGAATAATTTCTTGTCTAGACTTGCCGTTCAAATAAAGCTGAACCATCTGATTCTTGAATTCTTCTGTGAACTTTCTTCGCTCTCTTTTGGCCATAATAGATTCTCCTAAGTAATAGTATCTGTAGTCTACTTGACCTTAATATTTCTGTCCAGTTAACTATAACCTATCCAAAGAGTCAACGGATGTTAGGAAGCTACCAACTATATGTATATACTCCTCAGCTTCTTCGATATATGGCATATGAGCACTTTTCTCAAAAATATAAAATTCAGAATGTGGCGTTAAACTACTATAAAATTTTGTTGTCTCTGGAGTAGCTTCATCAAAACGTCCACATGTAAAAAGTGTGGGACATGTTATTTCTCCTAATCTACCTGTACAATCAAATTCTTTTAAATTACCCTTCACAGTGAATTCAGATGGACCCCACATAATATTGTAAACTTGAGGGTTTTTGTAATGTGTCCCTCGTTTTAAGAATTCAGGATAGGGATTTAACCTACAAACAAAATTTTTATTAAATACATCTGTTGCAGCTTTATATTCTGCAGAATTGGTTGTTCCAGTTTCTTCACATCTTTTAATTATATCTTGGATATTTTTTGGAAGCTTTTTGAGGTTTCTTTTCTGATCATGTCCCCATAATGGTGCACTAAGACATGGACTAGAAAAAATTACGCTCTTTATGCCACTCGGTTTTGTTAAACAATAAGCAGCTGCTAGCGTAGTCCCCCAAGAATGACCAAGAATATGTACTTCACTTAGGTTTAATTCTTTTCTAACCTGTGCTAGTTCCTCAACAAACCTTTCTATTTTCCATAAAGACCTATCGGTTGGTCTATCCGATCTACCACATCCCAACTGATCATAAAGAATAACTGGCCGGTTCTCTCCGAGAGCTTTAAGGCCTTGTAGTGAATAAGATGAAGAACCGGGCCCACCGTGCAAAATAATCACTGGCGTACCACCCGCAGTTTTATTAAATACTTGGTACCAAACCTTTCCATTCTTTACTTGGACATAGCCTTCATCATTCATAAAATCCCCCCTAGCATTTAATGCTATTATGAAATTTATTTTAGAATAAGTAAATATGGGTAAACTTTTTTAAAAAATATTTTTGTTAAAGGATGTTCATACTATGATGTAGGAGGCGAATTTCTTGAAAACAGTTGATTTTAAAGTGGCAAATTTAAAGAGCTCTCAGATGGAAAAATTGAAACAATTTGAAAATGAATTAGGATGTACTCTAATCGCTTATGAACACAAAGGACTTTCAGAAAGTAAAAGTTACAATACATCAGAAACACCCTAGATTTTAAAATCTAGGGTGTTAAAAACACTGACTTGTAAGTAAGTAGTTAAATTTAGAAGAGAAGATGTGGTTTTTAAATGGGTGCTATAGAACGAAATGGGTATAGATTTGAACCAGAATATAGTGTAATTAGGCAAAATGGAGCGATTCACGTTTATATCAAAGGAGAATTTGTTGAAGAAGTGAAGTTTTCTTTTTCTGGAAAATATCCGGAGCTTGATCAAATTGAGCAACTCATTGATGAATATTGCGAACAACATGAAATTTAATTTTATATTTGGTTAAAAAATAAAATACCATGCTACCATCGGGCCCGAAGCTTAACTTCCATGTTTGTCTTTGGGTAGCCAAACTTATTAAATGTTTCTTTTATCGTCCTAATCCTCTTACCATTCGTCTGCTAATCCCAAACGGACACAGAAGACTTTATTTTCATGAAATTACCCATTTTTTAGATTTACAGGACACAGGATACCTTATTTTCATAAAAACCACTGGATCATGCCTGCTTACTAACGAATAAAGACTCTAGTGTCCGTTAAGCTATCAAAAACATTCCTTTATGCATTAATAGCGGCATTGGTGTCCGCATGTACACATTCCCATGTGGCAATGAACCTCGTGTCCCCATCTCGATACCTTCTGCTCCATCCTCCTAAAGCGATGACAGGTCCTTTATTGTTCCTTCGGACATTTTTATATATACAAAAAAGAACAACCCAATGAGTTGTTCTTCATGTGCCCGGCAACGTCCTACTCTCACAGGGGGAGATCCCCCAACTACCATCGGCGCTGAGAAGCTTAACTTCCGTGTTCGGTATGGGAACGGGTGTGACCTTCTCGCTATCGCCACCAGACTATTTAATTAGGAATTTTCATTCCCTCAAAACTAGATAATGCAGAAGAAGTTGTAAAACCAATAACACCGTTTTTGGTTAAGTCCTCGATCGATTAGTATCAGTCAGCTCCACACGTCACCGCGCTTCCACCTCTGACCTATCAACCTGATCATCTTTCAGGGATCTTACTAGCTTGCGCTATGGGAAATCTCATCTTGAGGGGGGCTTCATGCTTAGATGCTTTCAGCACTTATCCCTTCCGCACATAGCTACCCAGCTATGCCTTTGGCAAGACAACTGGTACACCAGCGGTGCGTCCATCCCGGTCCTCTCGTACTAAGGACAGCTCCTCTCAAATTTCCTGCGCCCACGACGGATAGGGACCGAACTGTCTCACGACGTTCTGAACCCAGCTCGCGTACCGCTTTAATGGGCGAACAGCCCAACCCTTGGGACCGACTACAGCCCCAGGATGCGATGAGCCGACATCGAGGTGCCAAACCTCCCCGTCGATGTGGACTCTTGGGGGAGATAAGCCTGTTATCCCCGGGGTAGCTTTTATCCGTTGAGCGATGGCCCTTCCATGCGGAACCACCGGATCACTAAGCCCGACTTTCGTCCCTGCTCGACTTGTAGGTCTCGCAGTCAAGCTCCCTTGTGCCTTTACACTCTACGAATGATTTCCAACCATTCTGAGGGAACCTTTGGGCGCCTCCGTTACTCTTTAGGAGGCGACCGCCCCAGTCAAACTGCCCACCTGACACTGTCTCCTACCCCGATCAGGGGTATGGGTTAGAATTTCAATACAGCCAGGGTAGTATCCCACCAATGCCTCCACCGAAGCTAGCGCTCCGGCTTCTACGGCTCCTACCTATCCTGTACAAGCTGTACCAAAATTCAATATCAGGCTACAGTAAAGCTCCACGGGGTCTTTCCGTCCTGTCGCGGGTAACCTGCATCTTCACAGGTACTATAATTTCACCGAGTCTCTCGTTGAGACAGTGCCCAGATCGTTACGCCTTTCGTGCGGGTCGGAACTTACCCGACAAGGAATTTCGCTACCTTAGGACCGTTATAGTTACGGCCGCCGTTTACTGGGGCTTCGGTTCAAAGCTTCGCCTTGCGGCTAACCTCTCCCCTTAACCTTCCAGCACCGGGCAGGCGTCAGCCCCTATACTTCGCCTTGCGGCTTTGCAGAGACCTGTGTTTTTGCTAAACAGTCGCCTGGGCCTATTCACTGCGGCTCTTCAAGGCTATTCACCCTAAAGAGCACCCCTTCTCCCGAAGTTACGGGGTCATTTTGCCGAGTTCCTTAACGAGAGTTCTCTCGCTCACCTTAGGATTCTCTCCTCGCCTACCTGTGTCGGTTTGCGGTACGGGCACCTTTTATCTCGCTAGAGGCTTTTCTAGGCAGTGTGAAATCAGGAACTTCGGTACTATATTTCCCTCGCTATCACAGCTTAGCCTTCACGGTAACGGGATTTTCCTCGCTACCAGCCTAACTGCTTAGACGCGCATATCCAACAGCGCGCTTACCCTATCCTTCTGCGTCCCCCCATTGCTCAAACGATAAAGAGGTGGTACAGGAATATCAACCTGTTGTCCATCGCCTACGCCTTTCGGCCTCGGCTTAGGTCCCGACTAACCCTGAGCGGACGAGCCTTCCTCAGGAAACCTTAGGCATTCGGTGGATGGGATTCTCACCCATCTTTCGCTACTCATACCGGCATTCTCACTTCTAAGCGCTCCACCAGTCCTTACGGTCTAGCTTCAACGCCCTTAGAACGCTCTCCTACCACTGACATCTAAGATGTCAATCCACAGCTTCGGTGATACGTTTAGCCCCGGTACATTTTCGGCGCAGAGTCACTCGACCAGTGAGCTATTACGCACTCTTTAAATGGTGGCTGCTTCTGAGCCAACATCCTGGTTGTCTAAGCAACTCCACATCCTTTTCCACTTAACGTATACTTTGGGACCTTAGCTGGTGGTCTGGGCTGTTTCCCTTTTGACTACGGATCTTATCACTCGCAGTCTGACTCCCACGGATAAGTCTTTGGCATTCGGAGTTTGTCTGAATTCGGTAACCCGATGAGGGCCCCTAGTCCAAACAGTGCTCTACCTCCAAGACTCTTACAACGTGAGGCTAGCCCTAAAGCTATTTCGGAGAGAACCAGCTATCTCCAAGTTCGATTGGAATTTCTCCGCTACCCACACCTCATCCCCGCACTTTTCAACGTGCGTGGGTTCGGGCCTCCAGTAGGTGTTACCCTACCTTCACCCTGGACATGGGTAGATCACCTGGTTTCGGGTCTACAACCACATACTCATTCGCCCTATTCAGACTCGCTTTCGCTGCGGCTCCGTCTTATCAACTTAACCTTGCATGTAATCGTAACTCGCCGGTTCATTCTACAAAAGGCACGCCATCACCCATTAACGGGCTTTGACTACTTGTAGGCACACGGTTTCAGGATCTATTTCACTCCCCTTCCGGGGTGCTTTTCACCTTTCCCTCACGGTACTGGTTCACTATCGGTCACTAGGTAGTATTTAGCCTTGGGAGATGGTCCTCCCTGCTTCCGACCGGATTTCTCGTGTCCGGCCGTACTCAGGATCCACTCAGGAGGGAACGAAGTTTCAACTACAGGGTTTTTACCTTCTTTGACGGGCCTTTCCAGACCTCTTCATTTACCCCGTTCCTTTGTAACTCCATGTTGAGTGTCCTACAACCCCAAGAGGCAAGCCTCTTGGTTTGGGCTATTTCCCGTTTCGCTCGCCGCTACTCAGGGAATCGCATTTGCTTTCTCTTCCTCCGGGTACTTAGATGTTTCAGTTCCCCGGGTCTGCCTTCAATACCCTATGTATTCAGGTAAAGATACTACTCCATTACGAGCAGTGGGTTTCCCCATTCGGAAATCTCCGGATCAAAGCTTACTTACAGCTCCCCGAAGCATATCGGTGTTAGTACCGTCCTTCATCGGCTCCTAGTGCCAAGGCATCCACCGTGCGCCCTTTCTAACTTAACCTAAAGGTTAATCTCTTATTATATAAGAGAGAAAAAAACTAATGTGGTGTTTCTCGGTCTTACAATTCTTCTTCTTACGATTATCTAGTTTTCAAGGAACAAAAAAGCTTTAAGAGATTGCTCTCTCAAAACTAAACAAACAAACCATCAACATCACATCACTATAAGTGTTGTGTTCCGATTGTCTTTACGACAATATCCTTAGAAAGGAGGTGATCCAGCCGCACCTTCCGATACGGCTACCTTGTTACGACTTCACCCCAATCATCTGTCCCACCTTAGGCGGCTGGCTCCTTACGGTTACCCCACCGACTTCGGGTGTTACAAACTCTCGTGGTGTGACGGGCGGTGTGTACAAGGCCCGGGAACGTATTCACCGCGGCATGCTGATCCGCGATTACTAGCGATTCCAGCTTCATGTAGGCGAGTTGCAGCCTACAATCCGAACTGAGAGTGGTTTTATGGGATTGGCTCGACCTCGCGGTTTTGCAACCCTTTGTACCACCCATTGTAGCACGTGTGTAGCCCAGGTCATAAGGGGCATGATGATTTGACGTCATCCCCACCTTCCTCCGGTTTGTCACCGGCAGTCACCTTAGAGTGCCCAACTGAATGCTGGCAACTAAGATCAAGGGTTGCGCTCGTTGCGGGACTTAACCCAACATCTCACGACACGAGCTGACGACAACCATGCACCACCTGTCACTCTGTCCCCCGAAGGGGAACGTCCTATCTCTAGGAGTGTCAGAGGATGTCAAGACCTGGTAAGGTTCTTCGCGTTGCTTCGAATTAAACCACATGCTCCACCGCTTGTGCGGGCCCCCGTCAATTCCTTTGAGTTTCAGCCTTGCGGCCGTACTCCCCAGGCGGAGTGCTTAATGCGTTAGCTGCAGCACTAAAGGGCGGAAACCCTCTAACACTTAGCACTCATCGTTTACGGCGTGGACTACCAGGGTATCTAATCCTGTTTGCTCCCCACGCTTTCGCGCCTCAGCGTCAGTTACAGACCAAAGAGCCGCCTTCGCCACTGGTGTTCCTCCACATCTCTACGCATTTCACCGCTACACGTGGAATTCCGCTCTTCTCTTCTGCACTCAAGTTCCCCAGTTTCCAATGACCCTCCCCAGTTGAGCCGGGGGCTTTCACATCAGACTTAAGGAACCGCCTGCGCGCGCTTTACGCCCAATAATTCCGGACAACGCTTGCCACCTACGTATTACCGCGGCTGCTGGCACGTAGTTAGCCGTGGCTTTCTGGTTAGGTACCGTCAAGGTACCGGCAGTTACTCCGATACTTGTTCTTCCCTAACAACAGAGCTTTACGACCCGAAGGCCTTCATCGCTCACGCGGCGTTGCTCCATCAGACTTTCGTCCATTGTGGAAGATTCCCTACTGCTGCCTCCCGTAGGAGTCTGGGCCGTGTCTCAGTCCCAGTGTGGCCGATCACCCTCTCAGGTCGGCTACGCATCGTCGCCTTGGTGAGCCGTTACCTCACCAACTAGCTAATGCGCCGCGGGCCCATCTGTAAGTGTCAGCCGAAACCGACTTTCAGTTTTTCCTCATGAGAGGAAAAGGATTATCCGGTATTAGCACCGGTTTCCCGGTGTTATCCCAGTCTTACAGGCAGGTTGCCCACGTGTTACTCACCCGTCCGCCGCTGATATCAGGGAGCAAGCTCCCATCAATCCGCTCGACTTGCATGTATTAGGCACGCCGCCAGCGTTCGTCCTGAGCCAGGATCAAACTCTCCAAGAAAGTTGATTGACTCATAAAAGTTACGTTGGCTAGTGTTATGACCGAAGTCATTCACACTATAAAAAATTTTATTGTTGACGTTTGTTTGTTTAGTTTTCAAAGAACAACTTGTTTATCGTCGTTTAGAAGCGACAAATAATATAATATCACATATCTACTGTGTTATCAATAAAAACTTTAAAAAATATTACGTAAATAATAATTTTGTTGATACACTTTGTAACGCGACTTATATATATTAACATCATCCTTGTATTAACGCAAGGGGAAATTTCAGAATGCATTCCGTGAAACTCGTCTCTAATTACTATTTCATTTCAATTATATTCTGTAATCCAACTTTGAGATACTCTCCTTTTTTTATAGATATATGACCTGATTCATATGGATTATTGTTAATGGTAAGATAAACTCTATCTGAATGATAATATTGACCAAATGTATTAGCAACGCTTTGAAGAATCATTGTTTCATAAGGTGCTCCAGCTTGCATTTCCTTTATAAAATCTTGATTCAAATCAATATACACATGTTGGTCATTATTCAAATATAGGCTGTTGATCTGTGTATTTGGAGAAAATACTTTTCCAAGTTGATTATTAACTTCTTCTTTATAAGCTTCAGCTAGAACTTTTCTTGTTATTTCATTAGTTCTGAAACTAACCTCTTTATTTTTATAATAAATTTTCCCATCATTAATATTGGGATAATAAAAATTAATATTTTGCTTCTCTGGGACATTTTCCTCAATTTCACTTAGAGTGGAAGATATTTGAGTATCTCCAGAAATATATATTGATTTAATTAAGCCCTTATTTTTAGCATAATAATCAAGGTTTTTTCCATCTGTACTTACAGTCGTAACTTCAATTGCTTTAAAAGTCCCTGTTGGAGTCATAATATCAGCTGAGGTATTGGTTATGGTTCTAACTCTTGAATCCTTTAAAGTCCATGTTGTCCCATTCTTTAATGGTTCCATCAAAAGGGTTTCTTCACCATAACCAGTTGCTTCTAAAAGGTTTTCTCTGTAGTATACTTCACCTCTAGAATAAATCTTGTTGAGTTTTCCATCTTTTAATTCAATTACACTAGCAATCACTGTACCACCATTATTGATTCTTTGTTGAACTTTTTCTCCGGAAATATAGTCATTGTATACATTATAAGAAGCAAATTCGTTCCCTGTTCCTTCATATATGTAACGAGTATTTTCCTTGATAGGGTAATATTCCTGTATGTTTAACTGTGTTTTTTGTTTTTTATTTTCGTCATTGGTATGATTGGTACTATTTTTTTTATAATTGTTCTTATCAACAATGCTGTTGTTCTCTTTTTCTTTACTGATGTTGACATTATTTATTTCACAACTACTGAGGATACCAGTCAAAGAAATTACAGCTAAAAGTGCGATTACTTTTTTCATTTTCAGCGCCCCTTTTATTTTTTTCGGTACGTGTTATCGAGATACTATCTTCTAATTTTACGAATCCTTGACCAAATATAGTACAAATCCATCTTAACTTGGGAAAAATATTAAACTGACTACTTCCCAGAATTTGCCTTTACCTTAGAGGGAATATTAAGCGTTAATTATTAAGAAGACAAGCATAGGTGCGTTGTATTAAAAAAAGTAATTAAAGAGGTCATCTGATTTAAAACGACGCAGTTATTTTACTGCGTCATTTTAAATCATTTCATATTATCCTAAAACATACCTGTCTAATTACGGTAAGATCTCCCGTGAACTATTTGGTTTACTAAAATAGTTACCTTGGATAAAATCGCAAGAAAGGTTCATGAGAAAATTATATTGGTATTCAGTTTCAAAACCCTCTCTGCAACTACCTTTAAATTTAAGCTATGTGCCAAGGACACAACTGCTGCGGCAATAGTTGCATTAGCTTCATCACTTTCTATATTCATGATAAAGGATTTATCAATCTTTAGAGTATCAATAGGGAATAGCTTCAAATAACTCAACGAAGAAAAACCGGTTCCAAAATCATCAATAGAAATCTTAATCCCTAATTCCTTTAGATTTTTTAAAACGATAACAGCTTCTTCAGGTTGTTTCATTATCATACCTTCAGTCAGTTCCAGTTCCAGTGACCACGGTGGTAATCCGGTCTCTTCTAGTACAGAAACGATAAAATCCTCAAGGTTATGTTTTTGAAATTGCTTTGGAGATAAATTAACACATTAACACTTACTGATAAATGTTCTAAACCCTTGTTGTGCCATTCTTTACATTGTCTACACGCTTCACGGATTACCCACTCACCAATTGGGATGATAAGGCCAGTTTCTTCAGCAATGTGGATAAATGAATCAGGATATAGTATTTTGTTTTCCTTATTTCTCCATCCGATTAATGCTTCTATCCCATTTGGTTGCCCAGTCTTTAAACTAATTTTAGGTTGATAATGGAGTATAAATTCATTTCTGGTAAGGGCCTCTCATAAAAGAATTTCTAAGTCCATTCGTTCAATTGCTTGTGTTTTCATATTTGGATTGTATAAGTTATAACAACTTCTCCCTTGGTCTTTGGAACCATACATTGCTAGATCAGCATTTTTAATTAAAGTATTAAGATCTTCCCCATCCTTTGGGTAAAGACTGACACCAATACTCGCGGAGATATTAATTTTTTGATCAAAAATAATAAAAGGTTCATACATCTCTCGCATTATTTTTTCACATAACATTGATATATCATCTTTACTTGATAAATGTGGGACAAGAAAAATAAACTCATCTCCACCAAAACGGCCGAGGACAGAGTCTATATTCTCTGTTGCTGTTCCAAGTCGCTTTGACACTTCAATTAATAAAAGATCCCCAGCATCATGTCCCAAGCTATCATTGATTATTTTAAAATAATCTAAATCAAGTAGGAAGACACCAAGTATTGGTTTGTTTGTATCATTGTTTGATATAAAGTCTTGAAGGTAGGACTGGATGAACCACCGATTTGGGAGTTCGGTTAATGCATCATGATAGGCCATATGCTTAATTTGTGCTTCAGCTCTTTTTTTATCACTAATATCTCTACATAAAGCTAAAAACATCTTTTTTTCACCAATAGTTATTAAACGAATGTTTATATCTACTGGAATTAATGTGTTGTTCTTGCCTGTCATTATATCCTCAAAATTAGATGATAAATTTTCATTAGAAACATTATGTAATAACTTAATTTTTTCAGGTATTCTGGAAAAAACCAATTCTGTACTCATACTTAGGAATTCTTCCTTCGAATAGTTCAAAACCTCACATGCAGTAGGGTTTATATCTTTGAACCTACCATCCATTCCGATGAGAAAAATACTGTCCGACGCCTGCTCGATTACGCTTCTGAATTTTTCTTCACTTTCTCGTAACAACGCCTCGGTTCTAACACGATCAGAAATGTCTAATCCAAATCCTAATAAAAAATCTTCTTTGGATTCATTTATATGAATAATGGTTTTCCCAGAAAACATATGATGTTTTTCACCTTTAAATCCAGCAAGTACTTCCTTAGTAATTAGTTTCCGTTGGTGCCAAACCTCAAGATCAAGTGCTCTATTGATTTCGGCAATGGGTCTTGGAAAGAAATCAAATACCGTTTTTCCAATTAAATCTTTTAGAGCAATACCATTTGATTGGCATGCTTCTCTATTAGCGAAAATGGTGTGCCCTTCAGGATCTTCAAGAAATATATTAATAGGTAATGCATCTAGAACGCTTAAATATAATGATTCATTTACGCGAATTTTCTTTGAAAGCTCCTGTTTTTCTCTTTCAAGTTCAGTATTTTGTGAGCGCAGCTCTTCTAACTCTTTTAAAAGTTTTTTATTATTGTCGTTCACAAATACCCTCCTTATTATAGAAACTTTTATTAAAGTATTAAAATTCATGATATTAATTCTACAAGTCATCCTAAAAAATTTTTTATCTATAAAATGAATATACAGTAATTATATAGTAGTAAAAATACTTTAAGATTTTGAATTCCGAAATATTAATGAAAACGGGTAAATTTGAAAGTATTGATACAAAAAACACCACCCAAAATATGGATGGTGCAATCTAACTGTTAACATTCTTAGCGCTTTCCAGTATTTTCAGCCATTTCATTACTTGATCAATTTCATTTTTTGTTGTATTCCTACCTAAACTAAATCTTATTGCACCAATTCCAATATGCTCAGGTACTTTCATTTCTTTTAATACAGGGGATAATTCAATACTTCCGGCATGACAAGCTGACCCTGTTGAGGCAGCAAGATTTGGAATGGCATTCAGGATGTCCTGACCTACTTTATTCACAAAGCTAACATTTAACGTATTTGG of the Bacillus sp. 1NLA3E genome contains:
- a CDS encoding DMT family transporter, coding for MRGQAKLITAMLIFGSIGVFVKNINLSSSEIALLRGVIGSIFLFCASFFVKKKISFKAVKENIVLLILSGAAIGFNWIFLFEAYGYTTIANATVSYYFAPIFVVVFAPLVLKEKLTQVKVGSIIVAMIGLFLVVNNGGSVSNGSYNHRVGILYGLLAAGLYASVILMNKFIRNLSGYETTLIQLMMASFVLFPYVYIKGHMDLSGLDPKTMMLILILGIIHTGMAYFLYFGAIKELKGQTIAVLSYIDPISAVIIAAIFLRENMNGIQIVGGVLILTSTFLSEKLGNEQLEREY
- a CDS encoding zinc metallopeptidase codes for the protein MKHVEGVKIRRLDITGEDLYDPIAQVIQLGKNVYGCKTIYSLAVGCHEVCHAMDFQYLRFLSAPITIITKFVFIPLFLLSLVFQSLPNYH
- a CDS encoding proline iminopeptidase-family hydrolase; translated protein: MNDEGYVQVKNGKVWYQVFNKTAGGTPVIILHGGPGSSSYSLQGLKALGENRPVILYDQLGCGRSDRPTDRSLWKIERFVEELAQVRKELNLSEVHILGHSWGTTLAAAYCLTKPSGIKSVIFSSPCLSAPLWGHDQKRNLKKLPKNIQDIIKRCEETGTTNSAEYKAATDVFNKNFVCRLNPYPEFLKRGTHYKNPQVYNIMWGPSEFTVKGNLKEFDCTGRLGEITCPTLFTCGRFDEATPETTKFYSSLTPHSEFYIFEKSAHMPYIEEAEEYIHIVGSFLTSVDSLDRL
- a CDS encoding YbxH family protein; this encodes MGAIERNGYRFEPEYSVIRQNGAIHVYIKGEFVEEVKFSFSGKYPELDQIEQLIDEYCEQHEI
- a CDS encoding GerMN domain-containing protein, which produces MKKVIALLAVISLTGILSSCEINNVNISKEKENNSIVDKNNYKKNSTNHTNDENKKQKTQLNIQEYYPIKENTRYIYEGTGNEFASYNVYNDYISGEKVQQRINNGGTVIASVIELKDGKLNKIYSRGEVYYRENLLEATGYGEETLLMEPLKNGTTWTLKDSRVRTITNTSADIMTPTGTFKAIEVTTVSTDGKNLDYYAKNKGLIKSIYISGDTQISSTLSEIEENVPEKQNINFYYPNINDGKIYYKNKEVSFRTNEITRKVLAEAYKEEVNNQLGKVFSPNTQINSLYLNNDQHVYIDLNQDFIKEMQAGAPYETMILQSVANTFGQYYHSDRVYLTINNNPYESGHISIKKGEYLKVGLQNIIEMK
- a CDS encoding sensor domain-containing protein is translated as MNDNNKKLLKELEELRSQNTELEREKQELSKKIRVNESLYLSVLDALPINIFLEDPEGHTIFANREACQSNGIALKDLIGKTVFDFFPRPIAEINRALDLEVWHQRKLITKEVLAGFKGEKHHMFSGKTIIHINESKEDFLLGFGLDISDRVRTEALLRESEEKFRSVIEQASDSIFLIGMDGRFKDINPTACEVLNYSKEEFLSMSTELVFSRIPEKIKLLHNVSNENLSSNFEDIMTGKNNTLIPVDINIRLITIGEKKMFLALCRDISDKKRAEAQIKHMAYHDALTELPNRWFIQSYLQDFISNNDTNKPILGVFLLDLDYFKIINDSLGHDAGDLLLIEVSKRLGTATENIDSVLGRFGGDEFIFLVPHLSSKDDISMLCEKIMREMYEPFIIFDQKINISASIGVSLYPKDGEDLNTLIKNADLAMYGSKDQGRSCYNLYNPNMKTQAIERMDLEILL